The Streptomyces pratensis genomic interval CGGGACGGGCGAGGCGATGAACCGGGCCCGGGGTTCCGGATGCCCGTGCTCGTGGGGCGGTGGCGACGTGAGGGGCGCCGTCCGTCCATCACGTGATCATCACGGTTTCCTTCGCACTCTTGTCCGAACTCGGCCCGGTGGCATGAAGATTGACGCCAGAGCTGTGTGGGGGAGTGGAACAGAACAGTGAGTACCGATACACCACGGGGAGAACCGTCCGAGCGCCCGGACGAAGGGGGCTCCGTCTCCGACGAACAGTGGGAGGAGCTGATCCGGCAGGCCGGGAGCGGCGGGGCAGACGCGCCGAAGGAACCCTCGGCACGCGCCCGGATGGTCACCGCCCGCCTGCGCGCGCTGGACGAGGAGGCTGCCGCGAAAAGGGGGCGGCGCCGGGGAAGGAAGGGGGGCCCGGCCGAACCTTGGCAGCCCGACGGGTGGCGCGTGGGCCCCACCTCGCAGCAGACGCACGACCGCGCACGGAAGCGGCGTCTCGCAGCCGCCTTGGGCCTCGTCGTGGTCGTGGGAATCCTCGTGGTCACCATGCGGCCGAGTCTGCTGACCGATCACCTGCCGGGAGGGGGCACGTCCGTGGACACCCTTCCCCTGCCGGCAGAAACGGCACTGCCCACCGCCGCGCCCGCCGACGGGTCCGTCCTGGAGCGGCCGACGCGCGAGCAGCCCTTTCGTGGATCGCCCGCGCTCCGCTGGGCTGACGGGGAGGCGGGGATCGAGGTCCCGGAGGCCGAGGCGGTCGGCGGGATGAGCAGGAAAGAGGTCGAGAACGCCCTGAGCGCGACGAAGCAGCTCCTGGTCGAGGCCAATCTCGATCCGGCCACCCTGCGGGGGGAGAGGCCCGACGAGGCGCTGGAGCTGATCGATCCGTTGCAGGAGGGGGAGCGGGAGCGACTTGAGCGGTCACTGGCGGAGCCCGACGAACGACACGATCCGCTGATGATGTTCAGCCGGTTCGACCCGGACGAGGCACGGCTCGCAGGGGATGTCGTCAAGACCCGTGGGCAGATCACCTTCGAAGCGGGCCCCACGGGCTCCGTGGAGGTGCACGCCGACTACACCTTCGTGTACCCGCTGGTGAAGGCGGGCGGGGACGAGGTGTCGCGCACGATCGTGCGGCGGAGACTGACGACGGCGATGCACGACCCGGAACGGTTCGTGGCGACGCGCGGCAAACTCTCCGTCGTCAGCTCGCAGCAGAACTTCGGCAACGCCGCCTGCGATACGAACGACGGCTTCCTGCACCCGTCCTTCCCGAGCGACAGCCCGGACCCCGGCCCCGCCGGTCCCGACGTGGACCCCTACGACCGCAGCGAGTGGCAGCCCGACGGGTCCTGCGGCACGGTCACCCGTACGTGAAGTGAGCCGCACGACCGGGCCGGCCGCGTCAGCCCGCGGTGAGGGCCGCTCGGGAGAGGCGCTCACGGCCCGGCTGAACCGGCGCCGGACGGCCGGGGGCAGCCGCAATCCGTGGTCGTCGTGTGTGCGGGCGCGGCCCTCGCCCCGGGTTCCTTCCGAGCGGGGTGACTCGTGGAAGGCCACGGGGTTCCGTCCCGTGACCGCCTGGATGCGGCGGGCCCGGGACGTCCCTCAGGCGCCGGGCGGGCGGACCATGTAGACGTCAACCGGGTCCTCCCGCTCCACGGTGAAGCCGTGGCGCTCGTACAGGCCACGGGCGGCGCTGCCCTGCAGGACGTCCAGGCGGACCGGCGCGCCCTCTGCGTCCGTACGCGCGAGGAGGCCGGTCAGCACCGCCGTGCCGATGCCCCTGCCCTGGAGCTCCGGGGCGAGGTAGAAGTGCTCCAGCCACCAGCCGTCCTCGACGGGCCGAAGGGCGACGCAGCCCGCGAGGACCCCGTCCGCCTGCACCACGGAGGTGTGCTCGGGGGCGTAGGCGTCGCGCAGGCGCTGCCGCACGCGGTGCTCGTCGTACCGGCCCAGCCGTTCGAGGTCGGCGCGCATGACGACGGCCCGGAGCTCGGCCATGGCTTCGAGGTCCCCGGGGACGGCGGGCCGCAGGGACCACAGCTGAGTGGTACGTACAGACATGACGGGAGTCTCTCAGAGGCGAACGCCGGGCCACCACTGTCGGGTCGGGACGTCGCTCGACGCGCGGTCGCGGGACGGGTAGCGCCTCTCGATGACGGCTTGGCGACCCGGGTGCACGAAGCCACCTCGGGCGGCAGCGGGGAGCGGGGCCCCGCTGCCGCCCGAGGTCTGAGCGGTCAGTGCTTCTCGGCGACGACTTCTTCGGCGGTTGTGGCGGTGGTGGCGCGGTGGAGCCACTGGTGCAGGAGCTGCGGGTCGGTGCAGGTGGTGATCTTCTGCCGGAGCTCGTCGGAGAGGGCGATGCCGCGTGCTTCGAGGATCAGCAGGAGGCCTTCGGCTCGGCCTTGGGCCCGGCCTTGGGCCCGGCCTTCGTCCCGGATCTCTTCGGACATGAAGGACTTGTAGAAAGACGTGTCCACGGCCACCAGGTTCCTCCACTGTTGTGCGGCCGGGCGGTCGCCCAGGCCCTGTGCGATCAGTTCAGCGATGGGTTCG includes:
- a CDS encoding GNAT family N-acetyltransferase codes for the protein MSVRTTQLWSLRPAVPGDLEAMAELRAVVMRADLERLGRYDEHRVRQRLRDAYAPEHTSVVQADGVLAGCVALRPVEDGWWLEHFYLAPELQGRGIGTAVLTGLLARTDAEGAPVRLDVLQGSAARGLYERHGFTVEREDPVDVYMVRPPGA